In Bactrocera oleae isolate idBacOlea1 chromosome 5, idBacOlea1, whole genome shotgun sequence, a genomic segment contains:
- the LOC106620196 gene encoding cytochrome c oxidase subunit 4 isoform 1, mitochondrial has translation MQSARHPLVRLAGRFGIRLTHSDQVMERIGKREIVGYGWNGSPCYHDRLDYPMPAVRFREPDPEICALREKETGDWRKLSIDEKKQLYRYSFRKTFAEMKAPTSDWKFSLGVALIAVSIGIWLSQSYAHGIYPEYPETFEEKRRSAQLKRMIALEVNPVTGLASKWDYEKDRWK, from the coding sequence ATGCAGTCCGCACGGCATCCCCTTGTACGTCTTGCGGGTCGATTTGGTATACGCTTAACTCATAGCGATCAAGTGATGGAACGTATTGGGAAGCGTGAAATTGTCGGCTATGGCTGGAATGGCTCGCCTTGCTATCATGACCGGTTAGATTACCCGATGCCAGCAGTGCGCTTTCGAGAACCTGATCCTGAGATATGTGCGTTGCGCGAGAAAGAAACAGGTGACTGGCGGAAGTTATCCATAGACGAAAAGAAGCAGCTTTATCGTTACAGCTTCCGGaaaacatttgctgaaatgAAAGCACCTACCTCTGATTGGAAGTTTTCTCTAGGCGTAGCTTTGATTGCAGTTTCGATTGGTATATGGCTATCACAATCTTATGCTCATGGTATTTATCCAGAATATCCTGAAACTTTCGAAGAAAAACGTCGCAGTGCACAATTAAAGAGAATGATTGCTCTAGAAGTTAATCCCGTCACTGGATTAGCTTCCAAATGGGATTACGAAAAGGACCGCTGGaagtaa
- the Ypel gene encoding protein yippee-like, whose translation MVKTFQAYLPSTNRTYSCVHCRAHLASHDELISKSFQGSQGPAYLFNSVVNVGCGQTEERVLLTGLHAVADIFCDCCKTPLGWKYEHAYESSQKYKEGKYIIELAHMIKENGWD comes from the coding sequence ATGGTGAAGACTTTTCAAGCCTACTTGCCGTCCACGAACCGAACGTACTCTTGCGTACATTGCCGTGCGCATCTTGCGTCCCACGATGAGCTCATCTCAAAATCGTTCCAGGGCAGTCAAGGACCTGCCTACCTATTCAACTCGGTGGTGAATGTGGGCTGTGGGCAAACCGAGGAGCGTGTGCTACTTACTGGTCTACACGCCGTCGCAGACATATTTTGCGACTGTTGCAAAACACCTCTGGGCTGGAAGTACGAACACGCATACGAGAGCAGCCAAAAATACAAGGAGGGCAAGTACATAATAGAGTTGGCGCACATGATCAAAGAAAACGGCTGGGATTGA
- the LOC106620194 gene encoding uncharacterized protein isoform X2, translating into MAKTGEEVNNIFEEIEELLKNSEGLEKSTRDTIPVLKALNENVESMKNLNNRNEGTYDNRPQVAYEEHASNFLPAYSNYDYLVSTDSQSSPEEELSLYSVNQNELQPVNAPFMVPGIYKKIANASGAITKLPPQNYALNVTNVLMTTKCLKGKIISRVDFEGVSSTEESAGPNLKPVEESSLSEAKYSNNSTPSNNLLTFAFNIHKSAKPDCIIIDRDKNEVRRVRAGSNHQILYRLLGPEDINLQNIQTLAHPTSARSKSFSSKAKIGRPRKHYLVNGNNQHTEGTFKRQKIEPITKTLETSKTETNRQQPLTRTRSGRIVKFLSAPLHTDDINQASYLETDNVKTIINESKDKDFQCKERPLLTSNEKGNFTVTVFETGGFTSNRRVPPEAICPKCGKIFLGRRLNRHFTQHPDHMLAKVVENTLEEQQDVQVATDNTNEEITLFRYLISKLQKPLLNEDQRADLFLNELNDLVEQLQLRSTRLIRNTSGLHFVGARTARLLGIPEGQYALDMSAIDSEAPFIDAEHNGSNGEDRKRHQVIQPVVTVSTPSLDYTAISLDDTLTDEAAQKLNLSAGGKLLPPSEESLLRAVGDLVHDGITKLVDANLLHPPRSVVQSTVTSTLVQQYDHVSDNAVEALTIKEDNAPQEGTSLLDLKVDFFQFKNNKI; encoded by the exons ATGGCAAAAACCGGTGAAgaagtaaataatatatttgaggaAATCGAGGAGCTTCTTAAAAACAGTGAG GGCTTAGAAAAATCCACACGAGACACAATACCAGTACTAAAAGCACtcaatgaaaatgttgaatCAATGAAAAATCTAAATAATAGAAACGAAGGTACCTACGATAATAGGCCACAAGTTGCTTATGAGGAACACGCTTCAAATTTTTTGCCAGCGTACTCTAATTATGATTATCTCGTATCCACGGACTCTCAGTCCTCGCCAGAAGAAGAACTTTCATTATACTCGGTGAATCAAAATGAACTACAACCTGTTAATGCACCATTCATGGTTCCCggtatatataagaaaatcgcCAATGCATcgggcgctataactaaacttCCACCACAAAATTATGCATTAAATGTGACGAATGTTCTAATGACGACAAAATGTCTCAAAGGGAAGATTATATCACGGGTTGATTTTGAAGGCGTCTCATCTACCGAAGAGTCTGCTGGGCCCAATTTAAAACCTGTTGAAGAAAGCAGCTTGTCTGAGGCGAAATACTCTAATAATAGTACACCTTCTAATAACCTTCTAACTTTTGCATTTAATATACACAAATCAGCAAAACCCGATTGTATCATAATTGATAG ggATAAAAATGAAGTAAGGCGTGTCCGAGCAGGAAGCAATCATCAAATTTTGTACCGACTTCTAGGTCCCGAAGATATAAATctacaaaatattcaaactttGGCCCACCCTACATCTGCCAGGAGCAAAAGCTTTTCTTCAAAAGCCAAAATAGGTCGACCAAGAAAGCATTATTTAGTAAATGGGAATAATCAGCATACGGAAGGTACGTTTAAGAGACAGAAAATAGAGCCCATAACCAAAACACTGGAGACAAGTAAAACTGAGACCAATCGACAGCAGCCATTAACGCGTACACGGTCCGGTCgcatagttaaatttttatcgGCTCCATTGCACACTGATGATATTAACCAAGCCTCATATTTAGAAACTGATAatgtaaaaacaataattaacgAATCCAAAGATAAGGATTTTCAATGCAAAGAAAGGCCTCTTCTAACATCCAACGAAAAAGGCAATTTTACTGTAACAGTATTTGAAACAGGTGGTTTCACAAGCAATCGCAGGGTACCACCCGAAGCGATTTGCCCCaaatgtggaaaaatatttttgggtcGCCGCTTAAATCGTCATTTCACACAACATCCTGACCATATGTTAGCGAAAGTTGTTGAAAATACATTGGAGGAACAACAAGATGTACAAGTTGCCACAGACAATACTAACGAAGAAATTACCCTTTTCCGCTATCTTATTTCAAAATTGCAGAAACCTTTACTGAACGAAGATCAACGTGCTGATCTATTTCTAAATGAACTAAATGATTTAGTGGAGCAATTACAGTTGCGGAGTACCCGACTTATACGTAATACTTCAGGCTTGCATTTCGTTGGTGCCCGAACAGCACGATTGTTGGGTATACCGGAGGGTCAGTATGCGCTCGATATGTCTGCTATAGACAGTGAGGCTCCTTTTATAGATGCAGAGCATAACGGTTCGAACGGGGAAGACAGAAAGCGACATCAGGTCATACAGCCGGTTGTTACTGTAAGCACTCCCAGCTTAGACTACACAGCAATCAGTTTGGATGATACATTAACAGATGAAGcagctcaaaaattaaatttatcagCTGGTGGAAAGTTGTTACCACCTTCTGAAGAAAGCCTTTTGCGTGCTGTAGGCGACTTAGTGCATGATGGTATAACGAAATTGGTAGATGCGAATCTACTGCATCCACCGCGATCAGTTGTACAATCAACTGTAACCTCAACTCTCGTGCAGCAATATGATCATGTGAGCGACAATGCTGTGGAAGCACTAACTATTAAAGAGGATAACGCGCCTCAGGAGGGCACCTCACTACTGGACTTGAAAGTTGACTTCTTTcagttcaaaaataataaaatatga
- the LOC106620194 gene encoding uncharacterized protein isoform X1 — translation MAKTGEEVNNIFEEIEELLKNSEVGLEKSTRDTIPVLKALNENVESMKNLNNRNEGTYDNRPQVAYEEHASNFLPAYSNYDYLVSTDSQSSPEEELSLYSVNQNELQPVNAPFMVPGIYKKIANASGAITKLPPQNYALNVTNVLMTTKCLKGKIISRVDFEGVSSTEESAGPNLKPVEESSLSEAKYSNNSTPSNNLLTFAFNIHKSAKPDCIIIDRDKNEVRRVRAGSNHQILYRLLGPEDINLQNIQTLAHPTSARSKSFSSKAKIGRPRKHYLVNGNNQHTEGTFKRQKIEPITKTLETSKTETNRQQPLTRTRSGRIVKFLSAPLHTDDINQASYLETDNVKTIINESKDKDFQCKERPLLTSNEKGNFTVTVFETGGFTSNRRVPPEAICPKCGKIFLGRRLNRHFTQHPDHMLAKVVENTLEEQQDVQVATDNTNEEITLFRYLISKLQKPLLNEDQRADLFLNELNDLVEQLQLRSTRLIRNTSGLHFVGARTARLLGIPEGQYALDMSAIDSEAPFIDAEHNGSNGEDRKRHQVIQPVVTVSTPSLDYTAISLDDTLTDEAAQKLNLSAGGKLLPPSEESLLRAVGDLVHDGITKLVDANLLHPPRSVVQSTVTSTLVQQYDHVSDNAVEALTIKEDNAPQEGTSLLDLKVDFFQFKNNKI, via the exons ATGGCAAAAACCGGTGAAgaagtaaataatatatttgaggaAATCGAGGAGCTTCTTAAAAACAGTGAGGTT GGCTTAGAAAAATCCACACGAGACACAATACCAGTACTAAAAGCACtcaatgaaaatgttgaatCAATGAAAAATCTAAATAATAGAAACGAAGGTACCTACGATAATAGGCCACAAGTTGCTTATGAGGAACACGCTTCAAATTTTTTGCCAGCGTACTCTAATTATGATTATCTCGTATCCACGGACTCTCAGTCCTCGCCAGAAGAAGAACTTTCATTATACTCGGTGAATCAAAATGAACTACAACCTGTTAATGCACCATTCATGGTTCCCggtatatataagaaaatcgcCAATGCATcgggcgctataactaaacttCCACCACAAAATTATGCATTAAATGTGACGAATGTTCTAATGACGACAAAATGTCTCAAAGGGAAGATTATATCACGGGTTGATTTTGAAGGCGTCTCATCTACCGAAGAGTCTGCTGGGCCCAATTTAAAACCTGTTGAAGAAAGCAGCTTGTCTGAGGCGAAATACTCTAATAATAGTACACCTTCTAATAACCTTCTAACTTTTGCATTTAATATACACAAATCAGCAAAACCCGATTGTATCATAATTGATAG ggATAAAAATGAAGTAAGGCGTGTCCGAGCAGGAAGCAATCATCAAATTTTGTACCGACTTCTAGGTCCCGAAGATATAAATctacaaaatattcaaactttGGCCCACCCTACATCTGCCAGGAGCAAAAGCTTTTCTTCAAAAGCCAAAATAGGTCGACCAAGAAAGCATTATTTAGTAAATGGGAATAATCAGCATACGGAAGGTACGTTTAAGAGACAGAAAATAGAGCCCATAACCAAAACACTGGAGACAAGTAAAACTGAGACCAATCGACAGCAGCCATTAACGCGTACACGGTCCGGTCgcatagttaaatttttatcgGCTCCATTGCACACTGATGATATTAACCAAGCCTCATATTTAGAAACTGATAatgtaaaaacaataattaacgAATCCAAAGATAAGGATTTTCAATGCAAAGAAAGGCCTCTTCTAACATCCAACGAAAAAGGCAATTTTACTGTAACAGTATTTGAAACAGGTGGTTTCACAAGCAATCGCAGGGTACCACCCGAAGCGATTTGCCCCaaatgtggaaaaatatttttgggtcGCCGCTTAAATCGTCATTTCACACAACATCCTGACCATATGTTAGCGAAAGTTGTTGAAAATACATTGGAGGAACAACAAGATGTACAAGTTGCCACAGACAATACTAACGAAGAAATTACCCTTTTCCGCTATCTTATTTCAAAATTGCAGAAACCTTTACTGAACGAAGATCAACGTGCTGATCTATTTCTAAATGAACTAAATGATTTAGTGGAGCAATTACAGTTGCGGAGTACCCGACTTATACGTAATACTTCAGGCTTGCATTTCGTTGGTGCCCGAACAGCACGATTGTTGGGTATACCGGAGGGTCAGTATGCGCTCGATATGTCTGCTATAGACAGTGAGGCTCCTTTTATAGATGCAGAGCATAACGGTTCGAACGGGGAAGACAGAAAGCGACATCAGGTCATACAGCCGGTTGTTACTGTAAGCACTCCCAGCTTAGACTACACAGCAATCAGTTTGGATGATACATTAACAGATGAAGcagctcaaaaattaaatttatcagCTGGTGGAAAGTTGTTACCACCTTCTGAAGAAAGCCTTTTGCGTGCTGTAGGCGACTTAGTGCATGATGGTATAACGAAATTGGTAGATGCGAATCTACTGCATCCACCGCGATCAGTTGTACAATCAACTGTAACCTCAACTCTCGTGCAGCAATATGATCATGTGAGCGACAATGCTGTGGAAGCACTAACTATTAAAGAGGATAACGCGCCTCAGGAGGGCACCTCACTACTGGACTTGAAAGTTGACTTCTTTcagttcaaaaataataaaatatga
- the LOC106620194 gene encoding uncharacterized protein isoform X3, with protein sequence MKNLNNRNEGTYDNRPQVAYEEHASNFLPAYSNYDYLVSTDSQSSPEEELSLYSVNQNELQPVNAPFMVPGIYKKIANASGAITKLPPQNYALNVTNVLMTTKCLKGKIISRVDFEGVSSTEESAGPNLKPVEESSLSEAKYSNNSTPSNNLLTFAFNIHKSAKPDCIIIDRDKNEVRRVRAGSNHQILYRLLGPEDINLQNIQTLAHPTSARSKSFSSKAKIGRPRKHYLVNGNNQHTEGTFKRQKIEPITKTLETSKTETNRQQPLTRTRSGRIVKFLSAPLHTDDINQASYLETDNVKTIINESKDKDFQCKERPLLTSNEKGNFTVTVFETGGFTSNRRVPPEAICPKCGKIFLGRRLNRHFTQHPDHMLAKVVENTLEEQQDVQVATDNTNEEITLFRYLISKLQKPLLNEDQRADLFLNELNDLVEQLQLRSTRLIRNTSGLHFVGARTARLLGIPEGQYALDMSAIDSEAPFIDAEHNGSNGEDRKRHQVIQPVVTVSTPSLDYTAISLDDTLTDEAAQKLNLSAGGKLLPPSEESLLRAVGDLVHDGITKLVDANLLHPPRSVVQSTVTSTLVQQYDHVSDNAVEALTIKEDNAPQEGTSLLDLKVDFFQFKNNKI encoded by the exons ATGAAAAATCTAAATAATAGAAACGAAGGTACCTACGATAATAGGCCACAAGTTGCTTATGAGGAACACGCTTCAAATTTTTTGCCAGCGTACTCTAATTATGATTATCTCGTATCCACGGACTCTCAGTCCTCGCCAGAAGAAGAACTTTCATTATACTCGGTGAATCAAAATGAACTACAACCTGTTAATGCACCATTCATGGTTCCCggtatatataagaaaatcgcCAATGCATcgggcgctataactaaacttCCACCACAAAATTATGCATTAAATGTGACGAATGTTCTAATGACGACAAAATGTCTCAAAGGGAAGATTATATCACGGGTTGATTTTGAAGGCGTCTCATCTACCGAAGAGTCTGCTGGGCCCAATTTAAAACCTGTTGAAGAAAGCAGCTTGTCTGAGGCGAAATACTCTAATAATAGTACACCTTCTAATAACCTTCTAACTTTTGCATTTAATATACACAAATCAGCAAAACCCGATTGTATCATAATTGATAG ggATAAAAATGAAGTAAGGCGTGTCCGAGCAGGAAGCAATCATCAAATTTTGTACCGACTTCTAGGTCCCGAAGATATAAATctacaaaatattcaaactttGGCCCACCCTACATCTGCCAGGAGCAAAAGCTTTTCTTCAAAAGCCAAAATAGGTCGACCAAGAAAGCATTATTTAGTAAATGGGAATAATCAGCATACGGAAGGTACGTTTAAGAGACAGAAAATAGAGCCCATAACCAAAACACTGGAGACAAGTAAAACTGAGACCAATCGACAGCAGCCATTAACGCGTACACGGTCCGGTCgcatagttaaatttttatcgGCTCCATTGCACACTGATGATATTAACCAAGCCTCATATTTAGAAACTGATAatgtaaaaacaataattaacgAATCCAAAGATAAGGATTTTCAATGCAAAGAAAGGCCTCTTCTAACATCCAACGAAAAAGGCAATTTTACTGTAACAGTATTTGAAACAGGTGGTTTCACAAGCAATCGCAGGGTACCACCCGAAGCGATTTGCCCCaaatgtggaaaaatatttttgggtcGCCGCTTAAATCGTCATTTCACACAACATCCTGACCATATGTTAGCGAAAGTTGTTGAAAATACATTGGAGGAACAACAAGATGTACAAGTTGCCACAGACAATACTAACGAAGAAATTACCCTTTTCCGCTATCTTATTTCAAAATTGCAGAAACCTTTACTGAACGAAGATCAACGTGCTGATCTATTTCTAAATGAACTAAATGATTTAGTGGAGCAATTACAGTTGCGGAGTACCCGACTTATACGTAATACTTCAGGCTTGCATTTCGTTGGTGCCCGAACAGCACGATTGTTGGGTATACCGGAGGGTCAGTATGCGCTCGATATGTCTGCTATAGACAGTGAGGCTCCTTTTATAGATGCAGAGCATAACGGTTCGAACGGGGAAGACAGAAAGCGACATCAGGTCATACAGCCGGTTGTTACTGTAAGCACTCCCAGCTTAGACTACACAGCAATCAGTTTGGATGATACATTAACAGATGAAGcagctcaaaaattaaatttatcagCTGGTGGAAAGTTGTTACCACCTTCTGAAGAAAGCCTTTTGCGTGCTGTAGGCGACTTAGTGCATGATGGTATAACGAAATTGGTAGATGCGAATCTACTGCATCCACCGCGATCAGTTGTACAATCAACTGTAACCTCAACTCTCGTGCAGCAATATGATCATGTGAGCGACAATGCTGTGGAAGCACTAACTATTAAAGAGGATAACGCGCCTCAGGAGGGCACCTCACTACTGGACTTGAAAGTTGACTTCTTTcagttcaaaaataataaaatatga
- the LOC106620189 gene encoding pickpocket protein 28 codes for MLKLLCKNESDEEQSTINSNWNNLENVIVNISQPCEDMMVACRFAANEYDCSKYFIPIITDEGLCCVFNMLHPKFMFISHIPLSMGNIPERDYEPIDWYAERGYPSDLPNKYYPRRIAGTGESLGLSITLDVEADKYYCSSTNSVGFKLSLHSPNESPNVHETGVLIAPGNETKVRVRPDKTETTQKLRSVDTKYRRCLFHDERKLLYFAHYTQRNCEMECIAKMLLQHCGCISFYMPKIYKNSTICNIRSLHCVEMVRLRKDPTIGSCLDACWPSCYDLTFLVDVFAIPLWSDEFFIENKRVQRYNKTYARKNIAVVNMYFKEYSFRSSIQTEFIGTTDFLSAVGGLMGLFLGFSFISIVELVYYAIIHPIRTLLQFECSKKQALSEKLIRCDKTTVCRQWSSVQRYKRLRKYLRLRATYGKANKPTKQRTDYKRLNNNAVKCITETLKKEQDIRT; via the exons ATGCTGAAGCTGCTGTGTAAAAATGAGTCTGACGAAGAACAATCTACCATTAACTCTAATTGGaataatttggaaaatgttatagTGAAT ATTTCGCAACCCTGTGAGGATATGATGGTGGCTTGTCGTTTTGCAGCCAATGAATACGACTGTTCTAAATACTTCATACCAATTATAACCGATGAGGGTTTGTGCTGTGTTTTCAATATGCTGCATCcgaaatttatgtttatatcaCA CATACCACTTAGCATGGGCAACATACCGGAACGTGACTATGAGCCTATTGATTGGTATGCTGAGCGGGGTTATCCCTCTGATttaccaaataaatattatccACGCCGTATAGCAGGTACTGGGGAGTCATTGGGCCTCTCCATCACGCTCGACGTGGAGGCTGACAAGTACTACTGCTCGTCGACAAATAGTGTGGGCTTCAAACTTTCTTTGCACAGTCCGAACGAGTCGCCCAACGTGCACGAGACTGGAGTGTTGATTGCGCCTGGCAACGAGACTAAGGTTCGTGTACGCCCTGACAAGACTGAAACGACACAAAAGCTACGCTCAGTGGATACCAAATATAGACGTTGTCTGTTTCATGATGAACGAAAGCTACTTTACTTTGCACATTACACCCAGCGCAATTGTGAAATGGAATGCATTGCTAAAATGCTTTTACAACACTGTGGCTGCATAAGCTTCTATATGCCGAAGATCTACAAGAACTCGACGATCTGCAACATACGCTCCTTACACTGTGTGGAAATGGTGCGTTTGCGTAAAGATCCAACGATCGGTTCGTGTTTGGACGCTTGTTGGCCGAGTTGTTACGATTTGACTTTCCTTGTAGATGTTTTTGCTATACCGTTATGGAGTGATGAAttctttattgaaaataagcgAGTGCAGCGGTACAACAAGACCTATGCGCGAAAGAATATTGCGGTAGTTAATATGTACTTTAAGGAGTACTCCTTTCGCAGCAGCATACAGACGGAATTCATAGGCACCACCGATTTCTTGT CTGCAGTTGGTGGACTTATGGGTTTGTTTTTGGGGTTTAGCTTCATATCAATTGTCGAGTTGGTGTACTATGCCATCATACACCCCATACGTACTTTATTGCAGTTTGAGTGCTCAAAGAAGCAGGCTCTGTCGGAAAAGCTGATCCGATGCGACAAGACTACGGTGTGTCGTCAGTGGTCTTCAGTTCAACGTTACAAACGCTTACGAAAATACTTACGCTTACGTGCAACTTATGGCAAAGCTAATAAGCCAACCAAGCAAAGGACTGATTACAAACGCTTAAACAATAATGCTGTTAAATGTATAACGGAAACTTTGAAAAAAGAACAGGACATAAGGACCTAG